The DNA window GATTTAACTAAAGGAAATTGTAAAAGATATTCTGGAATTTCATCATCGATTACTGCTGTTACATTTTTCCCTAATTTTTCTAATCCCAAAGTCATCGATACTAAACTACTCACATCATCTCCATCTGGAAGTATATGACCTACAACCAAAATATTATCATTCTTATTTATTTCTTCTACAATCTCTTTTAGATTTTCAGACAACTTTTTTCCTCCGCTCTTTTTGATGTTTTTCATTAAAATAATTTAATAGCATTGTATACAACTTTTTCAAACTTTCCCTTTATTTTTTCCGTTATTCTAAGTACTTCTTCATGTCTTAGAGGTTGTGGCAGAATACCAGCAGCCATATTCGTAACAGCAGAAAATGAAATCACTTTTAAACCAACATGATTGGCCGCCATTACTTCTGGTAAGGTTGACATACCCACTAGGTCTGCTCCATATTTGTCGAACATTCTAATCTCAGAAGGGGTTTCGTAGGATGGCCCCAAAGTCCATAAATAAGTTCCCTCTTTGAGCTCTATATTATCTTTTTTACATTTCTCTATAACGTTTTTTACCCAATTTTTATCGACAGGTTCAACTAAAGAAGGGAATCTTGGGCCAAACTCATCTAAATTAGGGCCTCTTAAAGGATTTTTAAATGTGAAATTTACGAAATCAACATCTACCACTATATCCCCCGGAGAAAATGTTCTGTTAATTCCACCAGCTGCGTTTGTTATTATCAGACCTTTAAGGCCTAAATCCTTCATCACATAAATAGGGAAAACTATATCTTTTAGTTCAATTCCTTCATAAGCATGAAATCGGCCTTTTAATATCATGACAGGGATACCTTCTATTGTACCTATTATTAAAGACCCTTCATGTCCTACTACAGTTGATTGTGGGAAAAAAGGAATGTCCTTGTATTCAATCACCTTTGGATTTTCTACTTGGTCGGCTATGTATCCAAGGCCTGAGCCTAATATTAATCCTAGAATTGGTTTTATTTCTATGTTTTCTTTAATGTATTGAGAAGCTTTTTCTATTTTAGTGGTCATATGTAAATATGTACCTCCTTAGGGCAAAAAATAAATTTAAAGGTTTAAACCTTAATTTAGATTTCCTATTATTATATGCCTTGATTCATTTGACGTAATGTTGATTACTTTTTCATTAATCAAAATTTCGGTTATGTCATCGGTTTTCTTAATTACTTTTAGTGTTAAACCAGGATATATTCCTTTGTCCATTATGTTTTTTCTTAATGTAGAATCTCCTGAAATATCGTATATTTTTGCAGTTTCGGAAACAGATAAATCCCAGAGAGAAGTTTTGAAGTCATGAGGCATTTTCTTACTATAATTTGAAATAAACTTTTTCGCTTCAGTTAATTCTATGGGATTTCTTTTAAGGAATAACATCAATCCATCTAAAGAAATATAAAAATTATCATTCATATGGTGCTCAATGCCACAAGACAAGTTATAAGCCTCTTCTTTTGAAAGCCCTAATACGTTGACAAAAAAATCTATAAGAATTATGTATTTTCTATAAACCTTTTCTGCGTTAAGTAAGCCTTTTTCCGTTAGTTTTACATAACCGTACCGCTCATGTTTAACATAACCATAT is part of the Petrotoga sibirica DSM 13575 genome and encodes:
- a CDS encoding purine-nucleoside phosphorylase codes for the protein MTTKIEKASQYIKENIEIKPILGLILGSGLGYIADQVENPKVIEYKDIPFFPQSTVVGHEGSLIIGTIEGIPVMILKGRFHAYEGIELKDIVFPIYVMKDLGLKGLIITNAAGGINRTFSPGDIVVDVDFVNFTFKNPLRGPNLDEFGPRFPSLVEPVDKNWVKNVIEKCKKDNIELKEGTYLWTLGPSYETPSEIRMFDKYGADLVGMSTLPEVMAANHVGLKVISFSAVTNMAAGILPQPLRHEEVLRITEKIKGKFEKVVYNAIKLF
- a CDS encoding DtxR family transcriptional regulator produces the protein MAENISESLENYLRAIYILHIDGKIPRVRDISRILSVKDASSVEAIRKLEKYGYVKHERYGYVKLTEKGLLNAEKVYRKYIILIDFFVNVLGLSKEEAYNLSCGIEHHMNDNFYISLDGLMLFLKRNPIELTEAKKFISNYSKKMPHDFKTSLWDLSVSETAKIYDISGDSTLRKNIMDKGIYPGLTLKVIKKTDDITEILINEKVINITSNESRHIIIGNLN